From one Streptomyces sp. NBC_00237 genomic stretch:
- a CDS encoding helix-turn-helix domain-containing protein: MPDPLRRIDALVEEDTLPAPQVRQQLRLAAGLTQAEVAEAIGVKRLAVARWEAGATQPHRGNRRAYAHLLRKLAAKHPDAAVEEATNEG; this comes from the coding sequence ATGCCTGATCCGCTGAGGCGAATTGACGCCCTGGTGGAGGAGGACACCCTCCCCGCACCGCAGGTCCGGCAGCAGCTCCGACTCGCCGCCGGCCTCACCCAGGCCGAAGTCGCCGAGGCCATCGGCGTCAAGCGGCTCGCGGTCGCACGGTGGGAGGCCGGCGCCACCCAGCCTCACCGAGGGAACCGTCGCGCGTACGCACATCTCCTTCGGAAGCTGGCCGCGAAGCACCCGGATGCCGCCGTTGAAGAGGCGACCAATGAGGGGTGA